The Streptococcus marmotae genome contains the following window.
GGATAAATACATGACCATTCGCTTTAATCAAATCGTGTCAAGCATTCGTGAAGCCTATGCGGATTTCAAATTCTTGGATATTTACAAGACAATTGTGAACTTTGTGACGGTTGATTTGTCAGCCTTCTACCTTGATTTCGCCAAAGATGTCGTCTATATCGAAGGAGCAAAATCATTGGAACGCCGTCAAATGCAAACTGTTTTCTATGATATGCTTGTGAAATTGACCAATCTCTTGACGCCAATCTTACCACATACGGCAGAAGAAATCTGGTCTTACCTGGAGCATGAAGCAGAAGACTTTGTCCAATTAGCTGAATTGCCAGAAGCACAAACCTTTGATCATCAAGCTGAAATTTTGGATACTTGGTCAGCCTTTATGGATTTCCGTGGCAAAGCGCAAAAAGCTTTGGAAGAAGCACGTGCTGAAAAAGTAATCGGTAAATCGCTCGAAGCACACTTGATGATCTATCCTGATGAGGCAACAAAAGCACTATTAGAGGCTATTAATAGTGATGTAGCGCAACTCCTCATCGTATCTCAAGTGACGATTGCAGAAGGAGCAGCACCAGCAGCTAGTGTAGCCTTTGAAGATGTAGCCTTTACAGTTGAACGGGCAGCAGGAGAAGTCTGTGAACGTTGCCGCCGCCTTGATACAAGTGTCGGTACACATGCAAATCCGCACCTTGCAACAGTCTGCGACCACTGTGCTACCATTCTTGAAGCCAACTTCCCAGAAGCTGTAGCAGAAGGATTTGAAGCGAAATAAAGAAAGGAATGAGAAGAAAGCCATTATTTCAAAAAAGCGACTTCTCTTACTTCCTCATTCTTTGTTTTCTAGTATCAACAATCATTTTTCTGTTGGCTACCGAGACCGAGATTAGCTAAGAAACCAGGTCAACAGAACAATAGAAAAATCCTCAGAACATTATTTCTGAGGATTTTGTTTATTTCACAATCGGAATAGACATCTCTACCAAGCGCTCAGTATGAATGGTTTGGATGGCTGCTTGGTTTATCATTGAAGCGTCAATTTTGCGCTTGAGGAAGAAGTCACGAATCTGATCGAGTTCGGACATTTGAATTGCACGGTATTTATTGCTAATTAAGAGTTCGTAGTGAAATGGAGCTTGGGTAAAAATCACGTCTGTATTTCCAGCAGAGTAGGTCTCTACCAGAAAGGCGTCTGTATTAGCTAATTGATTCTGCACAAGTTGTGCCTGACTGTTTGTTGTATTGATGATCTTCATGCGTGACCTCCAATCATTCTTTGCATTTATTATAGCACTCTTAGTGGGATTTGACTAGCCTTATTTGTCTTTTTGGGCTAATTTCCATTGCTCGATGCCCCATTTGTGGCTACCACGTTTGAGCTTTTCAATGGCAGTCTCAATATCAAACCAAGCGAGGTGGTTAAAGTCTTCTAGTGGCTGTCCAAGTTCTTGGTAGCTGGTCACTTCGTAGATGTAGGCAGGATTGTAATAGTAGGTATCTCGGTGGCGTGAGTAGAAGTACTCATCTGCCTGCCCATAATAGTCGCCAATCTCTGCTGTAAAGCCCAGCTCTTCCACCAATTCACGCGCAAGGGCAGTCAAGTGATTCTCCCCTGCTTCAATCTCGCCCCCCGGGAGGAACCAAGCGCCGTTAGGCGCTTGAACAAGAATAATCTTCTCTTTGGATTCATCAGGAATGACCGCATAGACGCCGTAGCGATTCTGGTAGGTTACTCCTGTTTCTTTTTTTCCGAATACTGCATGTGTCATGGTATATCCCCTACGATGATTTTCTATCATTATAGCATATTTTTAAGTCAAATGGGTTAGGATTTTGCCTTTATGGCAATATCCCCCTTGCTAGTAAGGACTGCTCGTAAATTCTTTTCTTCTGGATGTTCCAAGTAGAAGTCGGTCAGTGCATCTTCGATGTGTTCTTGAATGGTTCTACGAAGCGGACGGGCTCCCATTTTTGGATCGTAGCCCAAGTCCACCAATTTTTCCTTGACCTTGTCGGTCACATGGAGTGTGAGTCCAGTTGTTGCTAGGCGCTGATTAACATCAAGGAGCATGAGATCCACGATATGAAGGAGATTTTCCTTGCTAAGGGCATGGAATTCAATAATGCCGTCAAAGCGGTTCATAAATTCTGGGCTAAAGAAATTGCTCAATTGACCGAGAACAGACTGGGTACGACCTTCCATCGCAGCACCAAAGCCAACACTTGCTTCGACCTTACCTGTTCCGGCATTGGAGGTCATGATGATGATGGTATCCTTGAAGCTAACTGTGCGGCCTTGGCCATCTGTCAAGCGACCGTCGTCAAGGACTTGAAGGAACATGTGCATGACATCAGGGTGGGCTTTTTCAATCTCATCAAGAAGAATGAGCGAGTAAGGATTGCGACGGACTTTTTCGGTTAATTGTCCTGCTTCTTCGTAGCCGACATAGCCTGGAGGAGCCCCGACCAATTTTGCGACAGCGTGTTTTTCCATGTATTCGGACATGTCAAAGCGAATCATACTATCGGCAGAACCAAAGAGTTCGATGGCGAGTTGTTTGGATAGCTCGGTTTTTCCGACCCCTGTTGGTCCAACGAAAAGGAAACTTCCAATTGGACGGTTTGGTGCACCGAGTCCTACCCGATTGCGGCGAATAGCTTTGGCAATTTTATCAACGGCATCGTCTTGACCGATAACGTGTGCCTTGAGGTCATTTGCAAGATTGACTAATTGCGACTGTTCTTTTTCTTTCAAATCACCGACTGGAATATTGGTTTTTTGCTCAATGATGGCTTCGATTTCTTTTTCGGTAATGACAGGGATATCTTCCTCGCTGATTGTCGCTTTTTGCATCTCTTTGTATTTGGCAATCTGGTCGCGGAAGTAGGCGGCCTTTTCAAAATCCTCATCACGGGTGGCCTGGGCCTTGCGATTTTCAGCATCAATCAAGCGCTGATCAATTTCTTTTGGA
Protein-coding sequences here:
- a CDS encoding DUF1827 family protein; amino-acid sequence: MKIINTTNSQAQLVQNQLANTDAFLVETYSAGNTDVIFTQAPFHYELLISNKYRAIQMSELDQIRDFFLKRKIDASMINQAAIQTIHTERLVEMSIPIVK
- a CDS encoding NUDIX hydrolase, which translates into the protein MTHAVFGKKETGVTYQNRYGVYAVIPDESKEKIILVQAPNGAWFLPGGEIEAGENHLTALARELVEELGFTAEIGDYYGQADEYFYSRHRDTYYYNPAYIYEVTSYQELGQPLEDFNHLAWFDIETAIEKLKRGSHKWGIEQWKLAQKDK
- a CDS encoding ATP-dependent Clp protease ATP-binding subunit, whose protein sequence is MLCHNCNINDATIHLYTNLNGKQQQVDLCHNCYQIMKTDPNNAILKGLGDLTNPNNMDPFSEFFNNIGGIPGHTPAGKSRNQTPPTQAGGGNRGNSGGSTPPKQPNGLLEEFGINVTEIARRGDIDPVIGRDEEIKRVIEILNRRTKNNPVLIGEPGVGKTAVVEGLAQKIVDGDVPQKLQGREVIRLDVVSLVQGTGIRGQFEERMQKLMEEIRNRKEIILFIDEIHEIVGAGSAGDGNMDAGNILKPALARGEMQLVGATTLNEYRIIEKDAALERRMQPVKVDEPSVDETITILKGIQSKYQDYHHVKYTDEAIEAAAILSNRYIQDRFLPDKAIDLLDEAGSKMNLTLNFVDPKEIDQRLIDAENRKAQATRDEDFEKAAYFRDQIAKYKEMQKATISEEDIPVITEKEIEAIIEQKTNIPVGDLKEKEQSQLVNLANDLKAHVIGQDDAVDKIAKAIRRNRVGLGAPNRPIGSFLFVGPTGVGKTELSKQLAIELFGSADSMIRFDMSEYMEKHAVAKLVGAPPGYVGYEEAGQLTEKVRRNPYSLILLDEIEKAHPDVMHMFLQVLDDGRLTDGQGRTVSFKDTIIIMTSNAGTGKVEASVGFGAAMEGRTQSVLGQLSNFFSPEFMNRFDGIIEFHALSKENLLHIVDLMLLDVNQRLATTGLTLHVTDKVKEKLVDLGYDPKMGARPLRRTIQEHIEDALTDFYLEHPEEKNLRAVLTSKGDIAIKAKS